The Streptomyces lienomycini sequence CGAGGAGCGCACCCGCGTCGTCGAGACCGCCGTCGCCGCCGTCGGCGGGCAGCGGGTCATGCCCGGCGTCGCCGCCTACGGGTCGGCCGAGGCCCGCCGCTGGGCCGAGCAGGCGGGCGAGGCGGGCTGCGGCGCGGTGATGCTGCTGCCGCCCAACGCCTACCGCGCCGACGAACGCTCCGTCCTCGCCCACTACGCCGAGGTCGCGAAGGCGGGCCTGCCGGTCGTCGCCTACAACAACCCCATCGACACCAAGGTCGACCTGGTCCCCGAACTGCTCGCCCGGCTGCACGGCGAGGGCCACATCCAGGGCGTGAAGGAGTTCTCCGGCGACGTCCGCCGCGCCTACCGGATCATCGAACTCGCCCCCGAACTGGACCTGTTGATCGGCGCCGACGACGTCCTGCTGGAGCTGGCGGTCGCGGGCGCGAAGGGCTGGGTGGCCGGCTACCCCAACGCGCTGCCCGCCGCCTGCGTCGAGCTGTACCGCGCGGCCGCCGCCGGGGACCTGGAGACGGCCGGGCCGCTGTACCGGCAGCTCCACCCGCTGCTGCGCTGGGACTCGAAGGTCGAGTTCGTGCAGGCCATCAAGTTGTCCATGGACCTCGCCGGACGGCCCGGCGGAGCCTGCCGCCCGCCGCGCGTACCGCTGCTGCCCGCCCAGGAGGCCGCCGTGCGCGCCGCCACCGAGAAGGCCCTCGCGGCCGGACTGGCGTAAGGAGGACACCGCCGTGCGGAGCAAACTCGTCCTGCACGCCGTCGACTCGCACACCGAGGGCATGCCCACCCGCGTCGTCACCGGCGGGATCGGTACCATCCCCGGCGCGACCATGAACGAGCGGCGGCTGTACTTCCGCGAACACCGCGACCACGTCAAGCAACTGCTCATGAACGAGCCGCGCGGCCACGCCGCCATGAGCGGCGCGATCCTCCAGCCGCCGACCCGGCCCGACTGCGACTGGGGCGTCGTCTACATCGAGGTCTCCGGCTACCTCCCCATGTGCGGCCACGGCACGATCGGCGTCGCGACCGTCCTCGTGGAGACCGGCATGGTCGAGGTGGTCGAACCGGTCACCACCATCCGCCTCGACACGCCCGCCGGAGTCGTCGTCGCCGAGGTGGCGGTGGAGGACGGCGCCGCCAGGGCGGTGACCCTGCGCAACGTGCCCTCCTTCGCCGTCGGCCTCGACCGCGAGGCCACCCTGCCCGACGGCCGGACGGTGACGTACGACCTCGCCTACGGCGGCAACTTCTACGCCGTGCTCCCGCTGGAGCGGCTCGGGCTGCCCTTCGACCGCTCCCGCAAGGACGACATCCTCGCGGCCGGACTCTCCCTGATGGCCGCCATCAACAAGGAGGACGAACCGGTCCACCCGGAGGACCCGTCCATCCACGGCTGCCACCACGTGCAGGTGACCGCGCCCGACGCCACCGCCCGCCACTCCCGGCACGCCATGGTCATCCACCCCGGCTGGTTCGACCGCTCGCCCTGCGGCACCGGCACCAGCGCCCGCATGGCCCAGCTGCACGCCCGGGGCGAACTCCCCCTCGACACCGAGTTCGTGAACGAGTCCTTCATCGGCACCCGGTTCACCGGGCGGCTGCTCGGCACGACGGAGGTCGCCGGCCGGCCCGCCGTCCTGCCCAGCTTCACCGGACGCGCCTGGATCACCGGCACCGCCCAGTACCTGCTGGACCCCGACGACCCCTTCCCCGCCGGGTTCGTCCTGTGACCGCCCCCGGCCCCCGCCTGCCCGCCCTGGGCGGACGCGGGCCCAGCCACCGGGAGCGGGTCGCCGAGGCGCTGCGCGCCGCCCTGATCGCGGGCGAACTGCGGCCCGGCGAGGTCCACTCGGCGCCCGGCCTCGCCGCCCGCTTCGGCGTCTCCGCGACCCCGGTCCGCGAGGCGATGCTCGACCTGGCCAAGGAGGGGCTGGTCGACACCGTGCCCAACAAGGGCTTCCGGGTCACCGCCGTCTCCGAACGGCAGCTCGACGAGTACACCCACATCAGGTCGCTCATCGAGATCCCGACCACCGC is a genomic window containing:
- a CDS encoding dihydrodipicolinate synthase family protein, with product MTDHRPWRGVLVATALPLSDDLSVDYDAYAEHCAWLVANGCDGVVPNGSLGEYQVLTPEERTRVVETAVAAVGGQRVMPGVAAYGSAEARRWAEQAGEAGCGAVMLLPPNAYRADERSVLAHYAEVAKAGLPVVAYNNPIDTKVDLVPELLARLHGEGHIQGVKEFSGDVRRAYRIIELAPELDLLIGADDVLLELAVAGAKGWVAGYPNALPAACVELYRAAAAGDLETAGPLYRQLHPLLRWDSKVEFVQAIKLSMDLAGRPGGACRPPRVPLLPAQEAAVRAATEKALAAGLA
- a CDS encoding proline racemase family protein, translating into MRSKLVLHAVDSHTEGMPTRVVTGGIGTIPGATMNERRLYFREHRDHVKQLLMNEPRGHAAMSGAILQPPTRPDCDWGVVYIEVSGYLPMCGHGTIGVATVLVETGMVEVVEPVTTIRLDTPAGVVVAEVAVEDGAARAVTLRNVPSFAVGLDREATLPDGRTVTYDLAYGGNFYAVLPLERLGLPFDRSRKDDILAAGLSLMAAINKEDEPVHPEDPSIHGCHHVQVTAPDATARHSRHAMVIHPGWFDRSPCGTGTSARMAQLHARGELPLDTEFVNESFIGTRFTGRLLGTTEVAGRPAVLPSFTGRAWITGTAQYLLDPDDPFPAGFVL